In Chitinophaga sp. HK235, a single window of DNA contains:
- a CDS encoding PaaI family thioesterase, with protein MHTIEPLKPEIEQRVRDSFGRQKMMALYGATITGIGKGFFEISMPPSDILLRPSGIFHGSAIAGVTDVVAGYSAATVPVEDPYFVTVEFKINFLNQAQGDLLVGQGKVVKAGATLTVVQTDVYTRTGDRETHVATALVTMMRINKR; from the coding sequence ATGCATACGATAGAACCACTGAAACCGGAAATAGAACAAAGGGTAAGAGACAGCTTTGGCCGGCAGAAGATGATGGCCCTGTATGGCGCCACCATCACCGGTATTGGCAAAGGATTTTTTGAAATCAGCATGCCGCCCAGTGATATCCTCCTGCGGCCTTCCGGTATTTTTCACGGCAGTGCCATCGCCGGTGTGACCGATGTGGTGGCTGGTTACAGTGCCGCCACCGTACCGGTAGAAGATCCTTACTTTGTAACCGTTGAATTCAAAATCAATTTTCTCAATCAGGCCCAAGGTGACCTGCTGGTAGGTCAGGGTAAAGTAGTAAAGGCCGGTGCCACCCTGACCGTCGTTCAAACAGATGTATACACCCGCACCGGAGACCGCGAAACCCACGTGGCCACCGCGCTGGTGACAATGATGAGAATTAATAAACGTTAA
- a CDS encoding RNA polymerase sigma-70 factor, whose protein sequence is MNMWDYKALSDAELLLLLKEGQEPAFNEVYARYFGLLFRYAYNILNDEEECSDVIQEIFVWIWENREQLDITTLKGYLMAAVRYRLARTIQTSQRRATILSTNITHHTFTLIDDDIDVKALRKVINEFTATLPERAREIFQLSRMQHFSNKEIAARLGISEKTVENQITIALKKLKSDLGKKMLTLLFF, encoded by the coding sequence ATGAATATGTGGGATTATAAAGCACTCAGTGACGCCGAATTACTTCTTTTACTGAAGGAAGGACAGGAACCTGCCTTTAACGAGGTTTATGCCCGCTATTTCGGGTTGCTTTTCCGTTATGCCTACAATATTCTGAATGATGAAGAAGAATGCAGTGATGTGATCCAGGAAATATTTGTATGGATATGGGAGAACAGGGAACAACTGGACATCACCACGCTGAAAGGCTATCTGATGGCTGCCGTACGGTACCGGCTGGCCAGGACCATACAAACCTCACAACGGCGTGCCACCATCCTCTCTACCAATATCACCCATCACACCTTCACACTCATTGATGATGATATCGATGTGAAAGCATTACGGAAGGTGATCAACGAATTTACTGCCACCCTGCCCGAACGGGCCCGGGAGATCTTCCAGCTCAGCAGGATGCAGCATTTCAGCAATAAGGAAATCGCCGCCCGTTTGGGCATCTCCGAAAAAACGGTGGAGAACCAGATCACCATCGCCCTCAAAAAATTAAAATCAGACCTGGGCAAAAAAATGCTCACCCTCCTTTTTTTCTAA
- a CDS encoding DinB family protein, translating into MEITTISTFLPYYDKIRERTKRLLAVVPPDSLDWAYMPGKFTIGDEIRHIATIERYMFAETIAGRLSIYNGCGKDLADGYGPVMEYFDRLHEESMAIFRALSDEDLQRKCTTPGNATMPVWKWMRAMVEHEIHHRAQLYIYLNMIGVKTPPMFGLTAEEVAAYSK; encoded by the coding sequence ATGGAAATAACCACCATCAGTACATTTCTGCCCTATTACGACAAAATCAGGGAGCGTACCAAAAGATTGCTGGCCGTAGTGCCACCCGATTCGCTGGACTGGGCCTATATGCCCGGCAAATTCACCATCGGTGATGAAATACGGCATATCGCCACCATCGAAAGATATATGTTTGCCGAAACAATAGCCGGCCGGCTTAGCATCTACAACGGCTGCGGTAAAGACCTGGCAGACGGCTACGGCCCTGTCATGGAATATTTTGACCGCCTGCATGAAGAGTCGATGGCTATCTTCCGCGCACTCAGCGATGAAGACCTGCAACGTAAATGTACCACTCCCGGCAACGCTACCATGCCCGTCTGGAAATGGATGCGGGCCATGGTGGAACATGAAATCCATCACCGGGCGCAGTTATATATTTACCTCAATATGATCGGTGTGAAAACACCGCCTATGTTCGGGCTGACAGCGGAAGAAGTGGCAGCGTATAGTAAGTAA
- a CDS encoding TonB-dependent receptor, translating into MRITTTLMLTAFISLCAAASAQKVTLSEKNASLVTVLRQLRNQTGYNFFYVKDHINAANPVNVSLVNAPLNDALKDIFEGQPLTYQIEGKEITIRRKSTSVVTATLATVHGKITDEEGVPLPFVSVAIKGTQKGAISNVDGAFTLDLNKGDIITVRSVGFDSQEIIYNGQATIEIRMKKSTNSLTDVVVIGYGTVKQKNLTGAVTTVKGKDLNISAASSFQSALQGKASGVQVVQPTGQPGAGVKVQIRSNPSFANAGVLYVVDGVPISDAPVQPGTGTKYGDGGADQSPLNFINPNDIASIEFLKDASAASIYGARAGAGVVLITTKKGNSGKAKVEYTGSYGAQNVDKMYPVYGAADYMQQRNLLKEEMWYRDNKIAPYYGNTDASTITPYKPIYSQSQIDSAYNNKEKATDAITRAGYTQQHNLSVSGGNGKTTYYASGNYFNQKGVIIGSDFKRYNGRLSLDQVVSDKIKIGASVIVSNSTSNNAITKGVLENGGIITSAIYWAPVQPLQLSDGSYPVSPYYPNIPNPLSYATVTDQTVTNRILSSAYGEWTIIPGLKANARFSFDNSNSKRSTYLPRTFYYGAQVNGSASIAQSEAKSSLLEYTLAYNKTLSDKHSISAVAGYSYQKSGWERFNAANQGFLSDVSGYYDLNAGQAIKPSVGSNKSETIWASYFARAIYTFKGNVTLQASIRRDGSSVFADNKKWGYFPGVSAGWVLSDEPFMRSLNALSFLKLRAGYGETGNSNFGAAANKLYNTSQSPYFGSGNLNSGLVLARDENRNLTWETAGELNTGIDFGLFNNRITGSVDYYNKTIGHLIYYVKYPTGFVIDGVYRNAGKTRSTGYEISLQTRNIVSDKGFTWSTSLNFSHYLNYWVERSPEARSILKPYEIATGKGALFSPIFGYISNGIYKGDKGSAPAHMPGMLPGGLILEDRHGYDGSGNLVGPDGTITEADRTYLGNQDPRFNFGIGNQFSYKNFDLSIFLSGMVQKKWSPYLSGRITENTMNAFGFNAMPVSSDRWNFKNTNGNFPTSLTDGSYSQFQNEASYWLANASFLRCRNITLGYALPGKVLEKQKVFSAVRFSFDVQNPFTITKYPGLDPELDPENFYPLVKSYVFGINVSF; encoded by the coding sequence ATGCGAATCACCACCACGCTAATGCTTACCGCTTTTATCAGTTTGTGTGCTGCCGCCAGTGCTCAAAAGGTCACACTCTCTGAAAAAAATGCTTCGCTCGTAACTGTCCTCCGCCAACTTAGAAATCAGACAGGATACAATTTCTTTTATGTAAAAGACCATATCAACGCGGCCAACCCCGTGAATGTATCACTGGTGAATGCTCCGCTGAATGATGCTTTAAAAGATATCTTTGAAGGTCAGCCGCTCACTTACCAGATCGAAGGCAAGGAAATCACGATCAGGAGAAAGAGTACATCGGTTGTGACTGCCACCCTGGCCACCGTACACGGAAAAATAACTGATGAAGAAGGTGTTCCCCTGCCTTTCGTCAGCGTAGCGATCAAAGGCACCCAAAAAGGTGCTATCTCCAATGTAGACGGTGCGTTTACCCTGGACCTCAACAAAGGCGACATCATCACCGTTCGCTCCGTTGGTTTTGATTCACAGGAAATCATCTACAACGGCCAGGCTACTATCGAAATCCGGATGAAGAAGTCTACCAACAGCCTGACAGACGTAGTCGTAATCGGTTACGGCACTGTAAAACAAAAGAACCTGACAGGTGCGGTGACCACCGTTAAAGGCAAAGACCTTAACATCAGCGCTGCATCCAGCTTCCAGTCTGCCTTACAGGGTAAAGCCTCCGGCGTACAGGTGGTTCAGCCTACCGGCCAGCCGGGAGCAGGTGTTAAAGTACAGATCAGAAGTAACCCTTCCTTTGCCAATGCAGGTGTACTGTACGTAGTAGACGGTGTGCCTATCAGCGACGCTCCCGTACAGCCCGGAACCGGCACCAAATACGGCGATGGTGGCGCAGATCAGTCTCCACTCAACTTTATCAATCCAAATGATATCGCCTCTATCGAATTCCTGAAGGATGCCAGCGCCGCCTCCATTTACGGTGCCAGAGCTGGTGCCGGCGTGGTGCTCATCACCACCAAAAAAGGAAATTCCGGTAAAGCCAAAGTGGAATATACCGGCAGCTACGGCGCTCAGAACGTGGATAAAATGTATCCGGTGTACGGCGCCGCAGATTACATGCAGCAGCGTAACCTGCTGAAAGAAGAGATGTGGTACCGCGACAATAAAATAGCGCCCTACTATGGTAATACCGACGCTTCTACTATTACACCTTACAAACCGATCTATTCCCAGTCTCAGATAGACTCAGCCTACAACAACAAGGAAAAAGCGACAGACGCCATTACCCGTGCAGGCTACACGCAGCAGCACAACCTCTCCGTTTCCGGTGGCAACGGCAAAACTACCTACTATGCTTCCGGCAACTATTTCAATCAGAAAGGGGTGATCATCGGCAGCGACTTCAAACGCTACAACGGCCGGCTGAGCCTCGACCAGGTTGTATCTGACAAAATTAAGATAGGCGCCAGCGTTATTGTTTCCAATTCTACCTCCAACAATGCCATTACCAAAGGTGTGCTGGAAAACGGCGGTATCATTACTTCCGCTATCTACTGGGCACCAGTACAGCCATTACAGCTGTCCGATGGCAGTTACCCTGTAAGTCCTTATTATCCTAATATCCCTAATCCTTTGTCTTACGCCACTGTCACAGACCAGACCGTTACCAACCGGATACTGAGCAGTGCCTATGGCGAATGGACCATCATTCCAGGACTGAAAGCCAACGCGCGTTTCAGCTTTGATAACTCCAACTCCAAAAGATCTACCTACCTGCCCCGCACTTTCTACTATGGTGCCCAGGTAAACGGATCTGCCAGCATTGCCCAATCAGAAGCCAAGTCCAGCCTGCTGGAATATACCCTTGCCTATAACAAAACATTATCTGACAAACACAGCATCAGTGCAGTAGCTGGCTACAGCTATCAGAAATCAGGCTGGGAACGTTTTAATGCTGCCAACCAGGGTTTCCTCTCCGATGTGTCCGGCTATTATGACCTCAACGCCGGTCAGGCTATCAAACCCTCTGTAGGTTCCAATAAATCAGAAACCATATGGGCTTCCTACTTTGCCAGGGCCATCTACACGTTTAAAGGCAACGTCACTTTACAGGCGTCTATCCGTCGTGATGGCTCCTCTGTTTTCGCTGACAACAAAAAATGGGGCTACTTCCCCGGCGTATCTGCAGGCTGGGTGCTCTCCGATGAACCGTTTATGCGTTCACTCAATGCCCTCTCCTTCCTGAAACTGAGGGCTGGCTACGGAGAAACCGGCAACAGTAACTTCGGTGCAGCCGCCAACAAATTGTACAACACTTCCCAAAGTCCCTACTTTGGTTCCGGCAACCTTAACTCCGGTCTGGTACTGGCACGCGATGAAAACCGTAATCTGACCTGGGAAACCGCCGGGGAGCTGAACACCGGTATTGACTTCGGTTTGTTTAACAACCGGATTACCGGCTCAGTAGACTACTACAATAAGACTATTGGTCATCTCATCTATTACGTGAAATACCCTACCGGTTTTGTAATCGATGGTGTATACCGCAATGCCGGCAAAACAAGATCTACTGGTTATGAGATCAGCCTGCAGACCAGAAACATCGTATCTGACAAAGGTTTCACCTGGTCCACCTCCCTCAATTTCTCCCATTACCTCAACTATTGGGTAGAACGTTCTCCGGAGGCCAGAAGTATACTCAAACCATATGAAATAGCTACTGGTAAAGGCGCCCTGTTCAGCCCTATCTTTGGTTATATCTCCAACGGTATCTATAAAGGCGATAAAGGCTCCGCACCGGCACATATGCCTGGCATGCTGCCCGGAGGCCTTATCCTGGAAGACAGACATGGTTATGATGGCTCCGGCAACCTCGTTGGCCCCGACGGCACCATCACAGAGGCCGACAGGACCTACCTGGGCAACCAGGACCCTCGTTTTAACTTCGGTATCGGTAACCAGTTCTCCTATAAAAATTTTGACCTGAGCATTTTCCTCTCCGGAATGGTACAGAAAAAATGGTCTCCGTATCTGTCCGGCAGGATTACAGAAAATACCATGAATGCCTTTGGCTTTAATGCTATGCCGGTATCTTCCGATCGCTGGAACTTCAAAAACACAAACGGAAACTTCCCTACATCCCTGACAGACGGCTCCTACTCCCAGTTCCAGAATGAAGCCAGCTACTGGTTAGCCAACGCATCATTCCTGCGCTGCCGCAACATCACCCTGGGTTATGCGCTGCCAGGCAAAGTGCTGGAAAAACAAAAAGTGTTTTCTGCTGTCCGTTTCTCATTCGATGTACAGAATCCATTTACCATCACCAAATACCCGGGACTTGATCCTGAGCTGGATCCGGAGAACTTCTATCCGCTCGTAAAAAGTTATGTATTTGGCATCAATGTATCCTTCTAA
- a CDS encoding FecR family protein — protein MDKERLADIIDRITSNTATDEDLAVYNAWCDAMQEQEPEINDLAGQESRTWKKIRQQTGLAPKPKVVGWRIAAAALLTGVIAGSVLFFRHSGDRQVTPAAPSAVAALSHDVPSGKNTATLILANGKKILLADVQQGKLAAQTGAEITKTADGTLEYRPVSAGTTAAPQYNTLSTARGEQYQITLPDGTRVWLNASTTLTFPTSFAGMNTRQVEVNGEAYFEVPSDPAHPFVVRTNRQNIKVLGTHFNVNNYPDEPFAKTTLLEGAIKINDQKVLQPGQQAISSANGTLNITKVSTEGIVAWKNGYFEFNDENIYEVMRKIARWYDVEVIYEGNIPTNGMEGTISRFENVSKVLHTIQQAGLLKFRIEQQKIYVSQY, from the coding sequence ATGGACAAAGAACGCTTAGCCGACATCATAGATCGTATCACCAGCAATACGGCCACAGACGAAGATCTGGCGGTATATAACGCCTGGTGCGACGCCATGCAGGAACAGGAACCGGAGATCAATGACCTCGCCGGCCAGGAATCCCGGACATGGAAAAAAATCCGGCAGCAGACAGGCCTTGCCCCCAAGCCAAAGGTAGTAGGCTGGCGCATCGCTGCAGCCGCCCTGCTCACCGGTGTCATCGCCGGCAGCGTGCTCTTTTTCAGGCATTCCGGCGACAGACAAGTCACACCTGCTGCACCCTCCGCTGTTGCCGCGCTATCACACGATGTTCCCTCCGGAAAAAATACCGCTACCCTCATCTTAGCCAATGGCAAAAAAATACTACTGGCCGACGTACAACAAGGGAAACTGGCAGCACAGACCGGAGCGGAAATCACCAAAACAGCGGATGGCACACTGGAATACCGGCCTGTATCCGCCGGAACAACTGCCGCTCCGCAATACAATACCCTGAGCACTGCAAGGGGAGAACAATACCAGATCACCCTCCCCGATGGCACACGGGTATGGCTAAACGCTTCTACCACACTGACCTTCCCCACCTCCTTTGCCGGCATGAACACCCGCCAGGTAGAAGTGAACGGGGAAGCCTACTTTGAAGTACCTAGTGATCCGGCACATCCCTTTGTGGTACGTACCAACCGGCAGAATATCAAAGTACTGGGTACCCATTTTAATGTCAACAACTACCCGGATGAACCTTTTGCCAAAACCACCCTGCTGGAAGGCGCCATTAAAATAAACGATCAGAAAGTACTGCAACCGGGGCAGCAAGCGATCAGCAGCGCCAACGGAACACTTAACATAACAAAGGTTTCCACGGAAGGCATTGTAGCCTGGAAGAACGGCTACTTCGAATTTAATGATGAAAACATTTATGAGGTGATGCGTAAAATAGCCCGCTGGTATGACGTAGAAGTGATCTATGAAGGTAACATTCCCACCAATGGGATGGAAGGGACTATTTCACGCTTCGAAAATGTATCTAAAGTATTACACACCATACAACAGGCGGGTCTGTTAAAATTCAGGATAGAACAGCAGAAGATATATGTAAGCCAATATTGA
- a CDS encoding DUF2461 domain-containing protein has protein sequence MAKNTRGGALIHQSGFDFLNALKKNNNREWFNAHKDTYVHELKQVEEFADALLADLSSHDVIETPSGKQSLFRIYRDTRFSSDKTPYKTHWSGGFKRATQYRRGGYYFQIEPGNTFIGGGFWGPVTDDLKKIREDIAFDPAPLRKIINSKSFVNTFGSLEGEQLKKVPRGYDAQHEGADLLRYKQFLLIRRFSDEEVLSEQFRKEAGKTFAAMRPFFDYMSEVLSTDSNGL, from the coding sequence ATGGCAAAAAACACCAGGGGAGGGGCTCTTATCCATCAGTCGGGTTTTGACTTCCTGAATGCCTTAAAAAAGAATAATAACAGAGAATGGTTCAATGCTCATAAAGACACCTATGTTCATGAGTTGAAACAAGTGGAGGAATTCGCTGATGCTTTGCTGGCAGACCTTTCTTCCCATGATGTGATTGAAACGCCTTCCGGAAAACAAAGCCTCTTCAGAATATACCGCGATACCCGGTTTTCTTCAGATAAAACACCTTATAAAACACACTGGAGCGGCGGCTTTAAAAGAGCTACCCAATACCGCCGGGGAGGATACTACTTTCAGATAGAACCCGGCAACACCTTTATCGGAGGCGGCTTCTGGGGACCTGTAACCGATGATCTCAAAAAAATCCGCGAAGACATTGCCTTTGACCCGGCCCCATTGCGGAAGATCATCAACAGTAAATCGTTTGTAAATACCTTCGGCTCTTTAGAGGGAGAACAGCTGAAGAAAGTGCCCCGCGGTTATGATGCACAACATGAGGGGGCAGATCTCCTGCGCTATAAGCAGTTTTTGCTGATCAGACGCTTTTCCGATGAAGAAGTGCTGAGTGAACAATTCAGGAAAGAGGCAGGTAAAACTTTCGCAGCCATGCGCCCTTTCTTTGATTATATGAGTGAAGTGTTGTCTACTGATTCCAACGGCCTGTAA